One Cygnus atratus isolate AKBS03 ecotype Queensland, Australia chromosome 6, CAtr_DNAZoo_HiC_assembly, whole genome shotgun sequence DNA segment encodes these proteins:
- the TFPI gene encoding tissue factor pathway inhibitor isoform X3 encodes MKGRKRGCFLPLTFFMLFVCIAGHVTDDSDDGEEEDVLGASLPPLKLGHSICALKADEGPCKAIHMRYYFNIQSRECEMFEYGGCHGNENNFLTLEECQNKCVVTEFSLKMMLAKMKQEKPDFCFHEKDPGTCRGFFSRYFYNKESKLCEIFKYGGCLGNQNNFKSLEECQTTCQGDSNLLPDAPTEDHLNIMNSSSPEEEHNQFPRIFVNLLPTAPNEKSNIMNSSYPEEEHKQFPRFFVMQEETRNSWEKPEHSYQVFLFVLFLHLHLFVLLGIM; translated from the exons atgaaaggaagaaagaggggaTGTTTCTTACCTTTAAcctttttcatgctgtttgtCTGTATCGCTGGACATGTGACTGATGACTCAGATGATGGCGAAGAAGAGGATGTTCTTG GTGCTTCTTTGCCACCGCTGAAACTGGGACATTCAATCTGTGCCCTGAAAGCAGATGAAGGTCCGTGCAAAGCTATCCACATGCGCTATTATTTCAACATTCAAAGCCGTGAGTGTGAAATGTTTGAATATGGAGGATGCCATGGCAATGAAAACAACTTTCTAACACTGGAAGAATGTCAGAACAAGTGTGTGGTAACAG AATTCTCTCTGAAGATGATGCtagcaaaaatgaaacaag AAAAGCCCgacttctgttttcatgagAAAGACCCTGGAACCTGCAGAGGCTTCTTTTCCAGATATTTCTATAACAAAGAGTCAAAACTATGTGAAATATTCAAGTATGGTGGGTGTCTAGGAAACCAGAACAACTTTAAGAGTTTGGAAGAATGCCAGACTACCTGCCAAGGCGACT caaacTTATTGCCAGATGCTCCAACTGAAGATCATCTTAACATTATGAACAGTAGCTCCCCAGAGGAAGAGCACAACCAGTTTCCCAGGATATTTG taaaTTTGTTGCCAACTGCTCCAAATGAGAAGTCCAATATTATGAACAGTAGTTACCCGGAGGAAGAGCACAAGCAGTTTCCTAGGTTTTTCG TTATGCAAGAGGAAACAAGAAACAGTTGGGAAAAGCCTGAGCATTCTTACCAAGTATTTctatttgtcttatttttgcatttacacTTATTTGTACTTTTGGGGATTATGTGA